One Methanolobus sp. WCC4 DNA segment encodes these proteins:
- a CDS encoding aspartate dehydrogenase → MIRIGLIGCGTIGTTICQAIDKGDIEAELFAIYDRHRDGVDRLLSTLENSKPQFMDIATMIKEIDLLVECASQKAVYEAVPAALHAHCDVMIMSVGAFADEKLYETIRKLAKENNCKVYLPSGAIVGLDGLKSAASEKIYSVTLTTQKPPSGLAGAPYIIKNGIDLDNIRERAVIFEGSASEAVKEFPANVNVAATISLAGIGFERTKVRIVANPVLTRNIHEITVEGEFGEFTTRVENVPSPSNPRSSYLAPLSAIATLKRISDPFQTGT, encoded by the coding sequence ATGATCAGGATAGGACTTATCGGCTGTGGGACAATAGGTACCACCATATGCCAGGCCATCGACAAAGGCGATATTGAGGCTGAACTTTTTGCCATTTACGACAGGCACCGGGATGGTGTGGACAGATTGCTCTCTACACTTGAGAACTCGAAGCCTCAGTTCATGGATATTGCCACGATGATAAAAGAGATAGACCTGCTTGTAGAGTGTGCTTCACAGAAAGCAGTCTATGAAGCTGTGCCAGCAGCACTGCATGCACACTGTGATGTTATGATTATGAGTGTCGGGGCATTTGCCGATGAGAAACTCTATGAGACGATACGCAAACTTGCAAAGGAGAACAACTGCAAGGTATATCTGCCATCAGGAGCCATTGTCGGGCTCGACGGACTGAAGTCAGCAGCTTCGGAGAAGATATATTCAGTGACGCTCACAACACAGAAACCTCCCAGCGGACTTGCAGGTGCTCCTTACATTATAAAGAACGGCATAGACCTTGATAATATCAGGGAGAGAGCAGTCATCTTCGAAGGATCTGCCAGTGAAGCTGTAAAGGAATTCCCTGCAAATGTCAATGTCGCTGCAACCATTAGTCTTGCAGGCATTGGTTTTGAAAGGACAAAGGTCAGGATCGTGGCAAATCCGGTGCTCACACGCAATATCCATGAGATAACTGTAGAAGGCGAGTTCGGTGAGTTCACCACCAGAGTGGAGAACGTACCTTCCCCATCCAACCCAAGGAGCAGCTATCTTGCACCCCTTTCTGCAATAGCTACCCTGAAAAGGATATCCGATCCTTTCCAGACAGGTACATAA
- the nadA gene encoding quinolinate synthase NadA gives MQNNQDIIHRILELKKERNAVILAHNYERGEIQDIADFTGDSLGLSRQAMDQEAEVIVFCGVHFMAESAAILSPEKTVLLPELYAGCPMASMVTADALREEKKKYPDAAVVCYVNSTADVKAECDICCTSANAVEVVNSLEEDEVLFVPDKNLADYVSRFSTKRIIPWEGYCPTHNQILASDVLKAKQEHPDAEVLAHPECRREVIDLADRVFSTTGMVEHAKTAGDEFIIVTERGIIHKLQKDNPEKRFYNVSEFTVCPEMKAIDLESLLLSLENMQHVITVPEDIANKARVALDRMLEVKRSR, from the coding sequence ATGCAGAATAACCAGGACATCATTCACAGGATACTGGAGTTGAAGAAAGAACGTAATGCTGTCATCCTTGCTCATAATTATGAACGCGGAGAGATACAGGACATTGCAGACTTCACGGGAGACTCACTTGGCCTGAGCAGACAGGCAATGGACCAGGAAGCCGAAGTGATAGTATTCTGTGGGGTGCATTTCATGGCAGAGAGTGCGGCCATCCTGAGTCCTGAGAAGACCGTTCTTTTGCCAGAGCTGTATGCAGGCTGTCCAATGGCATCCATGGTCACTGCAGATGCATTACGTGAAGAGAAGAAGAAATATCCGGATGCTGCTGTTGTATGTTATGTGAATTCCACGGCAGATGTGAAAGCCGAATGCGATATATGCTGCACATCAGCCAACGCTGTGGAGGTCGTTAACTCACTTGAAGAGGATGAGGTCCTGTTCGTTCCTGATAAGAATCTTGCAGATTATGTATCCAGATTCAGCACAAAAAGGATCATCCCATGGGAAGGATACTGTCCCACACACAACCAGATACTTGCCAGTGATGTGCTAAAGGCAAAGCAGGAACATCCTGATGCCGAGGTACTGGCACATCCTGAATGTCGCAGGGAAGTTATCGACCTTGCAGACAGGGTCTTCAGTACCACCGGCATGGTGGAACATGCGAAGACCGCAGGGGACGAGTTCATCATTGTAACTGAAAGAGGCATCATCCACAAACTTCAGAAGGATAATCCGGAAAAGAGATTCTACAACGTTTCCGAGTTCACAGTCTGTCCTGAGATGAAGGCCATCGATCTTGAGTCACTGTTACTCTCACTTGAGAATATGCAACATGTGATCACAGTTCCTGAAGATATTGCAAATAAAGCAAGGGTTGCTCTGGACAGGATGCTGGAAGTTAAACGAAGCAGGTAG
- the nadC gene encoding carboxylating nicotinate-nucleotide diphosphorylase, protein MFTHEIESFLEEDLGYNDISCKLVPDMHVEAIIFAKEDCTLAGLDVAVSFFEYFGIGYNTEHENGDMLSQGGVIFSLSGSSLSILRAERPVLNFLGHLCGIATTTRKCVDLARKHSDVKIACTRKTTPGLRKYEKMAVIAGGGDPHRFNLTDTIMIKDNHVKLMGVDDALRSAKEKASFAQKIEIEVESAVDALNAARSGADIIMLDNMEPSEVMDTIGQLKDQSIPEHVIIEVSGGIGIDDLEEYSKTGADVISMGSLIHGSTWIDVSLEIME, encoded by the coding sequence ATGTTCACACATGAGATAGAGAGTTTTCTTGAAGAGGACCTTGGCTATAATGATATCTCCTGCAAACTTGTACCTGACATGCATGTAGAGGCTATTATCTTTGCAAAGGAGGATTGTACGCTTGCAGGTCTGGACGTGGCGGTATCTTTCTTTGAATATTTCGGGATTGGCTACAACACTGAACATGAGAATGGGGATATGCTCTCTCAGGGTGGTGTCATATTCTCATTGAGTGGAAGTTCACTTTCGATCCTGAGGGCAGAAAGACCAGTCCTTAATTTCCTGGGACATCTTTGCGGAATAGCAACAACTACGAGGAAGTGTGTGGATCTGGCCAGAAAACATTCGGATGTAAAGATCGCATGCACCCGGAAGACCACTCCCGGACTCCGTAAATATGAGAAGATGGCGGTCATTGCCGGAGGAGGCGACCCCCACAGGTTCAATCTCACTGATACTATAATGATAAAGGACAATCATGTAAAGCTCATGGGTGTTGACGATGCCCTCCGTTCTGCAAAGGAGAAGGCCAGCTTTGCCCAGAAGATCGAGATCGAGGTAGAATCTGCGGTAGATGCCCTCAATGCTGCAAGGTCCGGTGCGGACATCATCATGCTGGATAATATGGAACCTTCTGAGGTAATGGATACCATTGGTCAATTGAAGGACCAGTCGATCCCTGAACATGTGATCATCGAGGTGTCCGGTGGGATAGGCATAGATGATCTGGAAGAGTATTCAAAGACCGGCGCCGATGTGATATCTATGGGTTCTCTTATCCATGGCTCCACATGGATAGATGTCAGTCTTGAAATTATGGAATGA
- a CDS encoding geranylgeranylglycerol-phosphate geranylgeranyltransferase, which yields MQTYLKLMRSGNCLMAGIAAVVGVFIAYNIVAGNPVLSSEDIAFPMLESLKVFLVVFFVTGAGNAINDYFDVDIDRVNKPERPIPSGEIGLRTALYFSLALFAVGTILAASINMICGAIALVNSVLLIYYASTLKRTALLGNVAVGYLTGSTFLFGGAVFFENGGINGVFVLFLLATLATIAREIVKDIEDIEGDREDGARTLPIMIGAKKAAYLASAIGLVAVLASPLPYLQSLMSIRYLVIVAIADILFAVAVYEILGKENPARSSKMFKMAMAFALISFIAGA from the coding sequence ATGCAGACATATCTGAAACTGATGCGTTCAGGCAACTGCCTCATGGCAGGTATCGCCGCAGTTGTAGGGGTTTTCATAGCTTACAACATAGTTGCCGGCAATCCCGTACTCAGTTCAGAAGATATCGCATTCCCCATGCTGGAATCACTGAAAGTGTTCCTCGTGGTCTTCTTCGTGACCGGGGCAGGCAATGCGATAAATGACTATTTTGACGTTGATATCGACCGGGTCAACAAACCCGAAAGACCAATACCTTCAGGGGAGATAGGTCTCAGGACAGCACTTTATTTCTCACTGGCACTCTTTGCAGTCGGCACGATCCTTGCAGCATCGATCAACATGATATGTGGTGCCATCGCCCTTGTGAACTCAGTGCTCCTGATATATTATGCAAGCACCCTTAAACGCACAGCACTTCTGGGAAACGTTGCTGTCGGATATCTCACAGGTTCTACATTCCTGTTCGGTGGCGCGGTGTTCTTTGAGAATGGAGGCATCAACGGGGTCTTCGTACTTTTCCTGCTGGCAACACTGGCAACGATCGCCCGTGAGATCGTCAAGGATATAGAGGACATTGAAGGAGACAGGGAGGATGGAGCACGGACGCTTCCAATAATGATCGGGGCTAAGAAAGCGGCATACCTGGCTTCGGCCATTGGCCTTGTGGCTGTGCTGGCAAGTCCCCTTCCATACCTGCAATCACTCATGAGCATACGATATCTCGTAATCGTTGCTATAGCGGACATACTCTTTGCAGTAGCTGTCTACGAGATACTCGGGAAAGAGAATCCTGCCAGATCATCAAAGATGTTCAAGATGGCCATGGCCTTCGCACTGATATCCTTCATAGCAGGAGCCTGA